The stretch of DNA ctgctCTAtttggtactagatctccatccaactatctaagcctcttggattagtggatctctattcaataatctctcatcgacacttattaaaatttatctacaagatctaataatttagggatttactgaatatccaataagataggggctccaacagatatcttatatttgaacctctattcgttgcaacacctaccatatgtgtgtgacactctaggcccaatatcgagttagtcatgagtcatacatgtcagaacttttTCTaatttagtaaattattatttgcataataattcattcgactcatcgactatggatatatTAGGTCACTACATCGTAGTTCTCAAATGATattggggaatccaatccattggatatgtttgtccttagttaccatatatttatagtccctcgttcatctaatatctcacagactgtatatcaggcatggtgctatcaagcccatatggagtctcgctctaattagattctcccaaATAACTTTTTATCTCAATCCCAATGATCCTAATCAAAGATTTACTTGAGCAAGAATGCGtacaatattcctctcataacacttagagcagatgatcctctattaatactcaattatcctcgtaaggttaactaccactcTTGATAActgactatgctagatctgaaactcccaaacctataagtcttgtatcaaaaAAATGGAATACTTATACaaaacatcattggtgtctcaagtctaaggaccaaagaaATAATTGGGGCCATAGAATCACTATTTAACAATGAGGTGTTAtctaccatccagcattccgtgagcggatcaattagtgaactcattccccaataagcATTTACATTGTATCCCtattgtccccacacgagtagctatgagactaactgtATCCATCTTATgaacgagtatacaacacaccaatctgtacagttatctcaatatccctttCGAGTAATATATTACtaagattatttaagatctgtatttaaaagtgaatcgatctcattatcatgattttatcacgatctgattctcattgcactgattaatgaacatcacaatatatgtaacaagcaacataaagtgagaaaaatactaataaataataataaataaaaaaattatgtagcGTGTCACACATGACATCACTTACATAATTGGCTTACAAGACACTTATGATTAGCATCCTCTTAAAAATCAATCCACCAGCCTCGTATGGTGTCGCAACAAACATGTCCAATTGTGGGACGGGCGAGCGATAGGCAAACAAATGCAGTGGTGGTCAAGCAATCCAGGAACAATGATGATCGAACAATGCAAGAGCAATAGCGATGGAGTAATGCAATTCGAGCGGGTGCGATGGGTGAGCAGCAGACAAGTAGGTcaaaaagagaggaggaagaaaaattgaTTAGAGCaaaagtggatataaatttaataattaaaaaaaataatatgaaaattttatttttatttatttatgctctTTTTGCTCGTGATAAATGATTTTTTCCTGAattaaagttaaatattttatattcgtaagtataaaaattttaatattatttcttaaaatataaagatatggATACTAACTATAGTTAACGGGGTAATACCCAGATATGTgcaactgctctctctctctctctctctctctctctcctctgctgCATGCTCTTTAATTCTTCTTTGTCTGTACCCACGCTATCGTCCACAAACGCGGTTACTCCCGTTTCGCTTCGTCTCCTATAAATCTTCCCACCCTCGTTTCAGCGGCCTCCAAATCAAATCGGTGTACAGCTGCATCCTCATCCCCTCGTCCCCTTTCTATTTCCTCCTCACTTGAGCTGCTGCATTCGATTCGGCCATGTAAATGGAAGAGCAATAATAGGAGGCGTAAGCGGGCCGGAGTTATGAAGGACGGCGAAGGTGGCGGAATCCACAAGGGGGACACCGATCGCAAACCCCTTGCTCCCAATAACATTAAGGCCCCCTCCGTGTGGGGCGTTCTCGCCGGCGGCGGTCACCACCACCGCCGCAATACGAAGCCCTCGCTGCATTCCTGGCCCTCCAGCGACTGTAAGTCATTCTTTCTTTTGTACCGGCTCCTCTTGTTCCTCCTCCTCTCTGTTCTTCTCCTGTACTTCCTGTATACCTACAATCTCCTCTTCGCCCCCTTGCCTTCCTGTCCcatctcctcctccaccgccgcaGTAGCCACCGACGATGTCAtccacctctcctcctcctccgccaccaaCTTTTCCACCAATGTTGGCAATCGTACCCGCGCCGACGTAGCCAGCTCGTCGCCGTCGATGCCGGTGCCGACGTCTCCTTCCCTCTCCTCTGCCGCAGCCGCCTCTACCGCCACGGGGTTGCAGCATATCGTGTTCGGCATCGCGGCCTCCTCCAAACTCTGGGAGAAGCGCAAGTCCTACATCAAGCTCTGGTGGCAGCCCCGCCGGATGCGCGGCTTCGTCTGGGTAGACAAACCCGTTAAGGAGCTGAACTCCACCGATCCCAGCCTCCCCGTCCTCAAGATCTCCGGCGACACGTCCCGGTTCCCCTACACTCACCGGAAGGGCGATCGCTCGGCCATCCGCATCTCCCGTATCGTGTCCGAGACGTTTCGCCTCGGCCTCCCCAACGTGCGGTGGTTCGTCATGGGGGACGATGATACCGTCTTCCTCCCCGACAATCTCGCCCGCGTCCTCTCCCGTTTCGACCACCGTCAACCCTACTATATCGGCTCCCTTTCTGAGTCTCATCTACAGAACATCTACTTGTCCTACAACATGGCCTACGGCGGCGGGGGGTTCGCCATCAGCGCCCCTCTCGCGGCCGCCCTCGCCAGGGTCCAGGACCGCTGCCTCCACCGCTACCCGGCCCTCTACGGCAGTGACGACCGGATCCAGGCATGCATGGCAGAGCTCGGCGTACCACTCACCCGCCACCCCGGCTTCCACCAGTACGACGTCTACGGCGATCTCCTGGGCCTCCTCGCCGCTCACCCCGTCGCGCCGCTCGTCACCCTCCACCACCTCGACGTCGTCCAGCCCCTCTTCCCTGGCGCCGTCTCCCGGACCGCCGCCCTGCGCCGCCTCTTCGACGGCCCCGTCCGCCTCGACTCCGCGGGCGTAACGCAGCAATCCATCTGCTACGAGGGGCGGCGGCTCTGGACGGTCTCGGTGGCATGGGGCTTCGCCGTGACGCTGGTGCGCGGGGTGATGTCGCCGCGGGAGATGGAGACGCCGACCCGGACGTTCCTCAACTGGTTCCCCCGCGCGGACTACACGGCCTACGCTTTCAACACCCGGCCGGTGGCGCGCAACCCGTGCCAGAAGCCCTTCGTGTACTACCTCACCTCCGCCCGCTACGATGACGCCCACCGGACCACCGTCACCGAGTACGAGCGCCACCGCCAGTCCCACCCGCTGTGTCGATGGCGGATGGCCGACCCTTCGGCGCTCGTGGACCGCATCGTCGTGTACAAGAAGCCCGACCCCGGCCTCTGGGACAGGGTCAGTGTGACCGACCCACGCACTCCTCCGTCCTCCTTAATTAATCGATCATTACTTGTTGTTTATTCCAAAACCACCATTAATTAGCGACTAATCCCTTCCTACTGCGAACTCCCATTAGAATGTTTCGTGGTCACCCCGTCATTACTTACTGTGACACATCTGGCAGGCGCCGAGGAGGAATTGTTGCAGGGTATTGTCGTCGCCGAAGGATGGGAAGAGGCGAGACGGGTCGATGGTGATCGACGTCGGAATGTGCCGAGATGGCGAGATCAGCCAGATCAATAAGCAGTAAcgttagtctctctctctctctctctctctctctctctctctctctctctctctcacacgctCTTTCTAATTCGCCTACCAACTGTTTGTAGTTATGACAAGATGCTTTGTATGCTTAAAAATAGAGATTCCGAAGCTCTTCTGAGCTCTTTTGCTCCACCGTCTCGTCGTCGGGGGGATTGAGTTGGAAACAGAACACGATCACACACGCCGTGTTCGGTGGGGAGGGTTGTCGTAGAGAGGTTGGGTCTTCACGTGCGGGCACTGTGAGGGCGTGGTGAAATGGGGCCCCATGAGTTCGACGCAGCAGATGCAAGCGCTGCGTTTGTGGAGGAGATCGCCATCATCGTTTTTTTAGGTTTTTATCAACTAAGTTAATTGATACCTTTAATGGAACATAGATTGATGATAAATCCAACAGTTTTAGGTGATGGTGGAAATGTGAGGTGGTCAAGTTTGATCatatttgtaataattttctatcGGTCTGATCAAGtttgattaatttttaatatgaaaTAAAACGAGCCTCTGATAGGTGCTCAAATCAAATTCGATTGCCTGTCACGTCAATGGTCTTGCAAAGCCAACTGGTTTTGGGATCATCTTAGTTGCAAGATGAGGCCGAGGAAGGGATTCGATTTTGGCAAGTTGAGTCAGCATTCAGTCACAGACGTGGTGTTGATGTGGCATTCTTCAATTGTCGATGAATAAGGTTGGTGCCAAGGGTTTTTTTCTACTTTTAGTGTTTGCTTTGGTCTATTTGACTCAACTCGAATAATTTTCATGAGTCAATTTATTGGATTTGGAATAGGCATTTGAGGTTTGGTTAGGGCAGTAAAGACCAGTAGCTCGTGGGcgaaagggttgaaggagatcgCGTAAGACCGGCAGACACTGAGAGGACGGAATAGTGAGGAAGGTGGGTCCCAAGGAGTAGAAAGTGCTGGTGGGGAACCTGGGGAAGGTCGCCCCGTCGTCTTTTCCGCTCCGGAAGCCTGCCGCGTGGCCGCGGTGCTCCAAAGCCAGCCTGAGCGCGCCGCGTTGTACCTCACCGTGGCGGGAACACCTGTCCGACGACGCGCCGCAGAAAGTGCGGCAGAGCCCATCTGAAAATTACGGTGGGTACGTGAGTCTAGTGACGGTGGTGAAGCTGACGACGGGCCGCGGGGGTTCGTTCGGACACGGATCCATCAGCCACCCTGGCCTCGCGATTCTTTCTCAACGGAACGCACACAGACAACGTCCAGTTGTTTTGAACTATACACACATTTAACTTAATTACCAAAACTTGAGGGATTAGATTGTTAAGGGATTAGTTTCGTGACCtattcgtctctctctctcatgtcagTCTCAAGTGAGCTCAAGATCAAACACGGTTTCTCGTGATTCTCTGACAAAGCTATATGGGTGTCAAGTGTGGTGACTATCTCCTCCATTATTAAACGGCGTACCTTTTGAGGTGTTTCGCATGTTGCCTCCGGACACGTGAAGCATCAAAAGTAGAGGACAGATGGGGGAGTGGTTTATGATTTCCATAGTATAAACTCTTAGAATAGCGGATTCATTTCCATAGTTGAGTCTATAGCATCATTAGTTTTCCCTTTCATCTGATTCAAGTTTCACAAGTTGGATTCATTTCGACCATTTGTTTGTTGATGTACATATGTTATTAACAGAAAACACAGTTAGAGAATCATGGAAATGACAAATCAAGTGAATTTAACAGGTAGTTTTCTTTTCTCAGTGAAGCAGTTTGCTAGTCAATAGGAAGTCTCCCTCTTCCTCTCGACTTTTACCCAGTTTAAAATAGGACATGAATCATAGACTTTAGTTAGTTGATCTCACAGCCAACCTAACAAGTAGATTGAAACGGGACTTGAATCATAGAGTTCATCTGATCTCACAACGAACCCAAAAAATAGATCGAAACAGGTCATGAATCATGGAGCTCACTTGATCCCACAACATGTTAAAAAGATTTGGCTACTACTTTCTTCCCTTAGATTTGGTATCAAAATGGGCGGCCtggccctcctcttcttcttgcgCACCATCGCTGCTGTTGGGGCTGCCCCCTCACGATATGGCATGCCGAGGAGAGCAAGCAGTCTTTGAGCCTCATTATCCGTCTTGGCCGTGGTCGTGATGCAAACATCCATTCATTTCTGCTTACCCAGGGCTTCATATCGGATCTCCGGAAACACACTTTGATCACGAAATCCGGTGCTGTAGTTTCCATGCCCATCGAAACTGTTGGGGTTGACACCTTGGAAATCTCTGGTCCTAGGGAGACCCAGGTTTACAAGCCGATCCAGAAAGGAATATATTACCTACATTAAGCAAAACTATTCACCTAATCAAGCTCCAATGATCCTTAAATACGTTCCATAATTTTAAGGCAGAGTCTCAACAATTAATATCAGATACAAATATCAGCTAAATGCAAAAACAATGTGAAATAGTCAACAGCAAAAAACTCAAGTTAGCTTAACAAAAAAGGTATGAGACTCATCTGCAGCTTCACATATTAGTCATGTGTTCGCAGATACTAAAGAGACCATGTCACGTATATGTATAGGATTCTACTACTAAGAAAAGCTGAACAGGTAAACAACAATGAATAGTGATTGTTGAGAAGACAAATGGGCTAGCTCATGAGCCACAGGTTAAGTAACAACAGTTCAGAAACGAGTCAAGCATCTTTCCAAGAGATCAAGCACACATGAGCATATGAACACAGCACACATAGAAATGGAAGAATTATTTGTGTCTGTATGATGGTACATGTTGATTGAAAAGCAAATTACAGGTCACAAACATTTGATTCAACATAATCAGCTCCAAGATGCAGCATTTGCCTTACACCGGAATCATACTTTTCCAAGACTCATTAAGCGATCGAATCCACCAGAGCATCGATCAACGAATTTGATCCGGAAACAACTCGACTTGACCTACCTAATACACAGATCTATGGAGCATGAGATTCTGACTTCTTTGATCTCCTAATAGTCTAATACTGCAGCACTTGGCAATACACAAAACTCTTCGTTGCGAATTCAATATTTATCACGCTTGGGGGAGCATAGTCTCCTAGTATGTTTCATGAAATAAAGCACATACATGGTCCAATGCTGAATGTATATGCGTCCTTGAGCTTTTTACTTGGATTGACTCAGCATCTCTTTAGTATGCTTTAAGAATAAACCAATTCACATACTATTAAATGGAATCGAAACCAAAAGATCATGCAATACACTTTTTATATCCACCATAAACCTACAACAACTACAATTGTAATTGTCTAAACAACATAATTTGTTGGAACTGCTATAAACAAACAATTTCTAGCATGATCATAACACTTAATAAGAACTTTTTACTCAACCAAGAGGTTAATCTCTGCTGATTATACTCGATgattgttgtgggaaacaactttgagccgtggcctcggggctaacgcggctcggttcgggtctggataacggggatctccctggggcgttcctcgagcccgctgaggcggtcgggtgtggtgtccgatcgggacggtgtagccgtctcctccgggcaggaactcctcgcctacaCGTCTTGAAGGgatcttcggcttcgcacctgcacaaaggtcgggccggcccgacccctccgacgatcaagttagcagatgtggagggggtttcagatgaagaagtattTTTGTGTGTCTGTCTCTCCCCCCCCCCTTTCTAATGAACGAAagagtatttatagggaagcatactgcttcctgagctgctcgcatgcagggggcaggctggtagcgtctgactttgtgttggcgtggcgtgaagaattgagctttggcaggatgttaatgcgcctcggtcggcgttccggtttgcattgaccaggtgctgttgcgtgaggcgtcatctgacgtcagtcgagtcttatcataattactatcctcatcaatgATCCTGTCAAATGATTACCTAATCTCATAAGAATGATCCATCAAAATTAATCATATAGTTTGCATTTTCCAAACTAAAGAAGAAaactggagaaagataagtagaaAGAAATTACTAGTGTGATAATATCTACAAATTAATATTACCATAGAGCTGAGATAGATAGTTATAATTGAACTACATAGAACAACTAAGATTCCCAAATGTCCAACTTAAACCGAGGTTAATACGAGGTGGGTCGAGATGTcacttgatgagggtaataaaggCGACATGATgtgccacgacgtcagccacgcctGGGCGACACTCTGcccgaggaggagggcaataatgtCGACTCGATGTATGCTGATGTCACctgctctcagacaacgacttcatcgttgtctgaccccgcgcgcttgGCCGAggcggaggaggacgacgaccgatgCTCGCCCATACCttgcggcagttcggttctccacgcaacgccaacagcaatgtcagatgccatcagaggtacggtcctgctcctgcatgcaggcacatcaggtaacactaaacttacctataaataccccaaagtTCTAAATGAAAAGGGAGACCTCTTCATACAAAAAATTCCCTCcgcatccactgacttgatcgttggaggggtcgggccgagcttccgacctgacctgtgtgcaggtgcgagaatgGGGTCGCCTCTTCCCGGTGCCGCGGTGAAAGCTTCCCTCCCGATGCGACATCCTGACCGGACCGCCGTAATCGGCCACCGAGAGATCTCGAGGGATGCTGCGCGagatccccgtcattcggacccccaaccaagccgcgtcggccccgaggccacggcataaagttgtttacactaacagattgacgctagaaggagggcctgtcCGAATATCGAGCGATCAGCAGATCCACTCTGACGAACCCGCGGCTGTTGGATTACCCACGATCAGCACCCCGGGAGAAAATCCCCCGCGTGATGAATCCCGAGACGAACGCCCCGCCGCAACGTCGGAACGCTACTGGCGGTTGTTCAATGACCCGGGTTTATCGCCACCTGACGGTGCCCCCGTCGGCCCGTCGCCAGTATCGCCCGAGGCCTTTCATGATCTCGCTCATCAAGTTCGAGCTCTGACGGGCGTGGTGCAaactatcatcccgctcgtctcccaaccgacgCCCCCGCATATGTCCCGGCCTTTGCAACAGCAGGGGGCCCCCACCCGGACTCATGCACCACTTTCCGAGCTCCCCGCTTTGCCTCGGAACCGAATAGCCCAGCCCGAGAACCGAGAGGCGAAAGATACGGCGAGTCGCCCAAAGCTTGAGGCGCCATCTGCGGACTCGACGAACgccctgcgagcccagttgcgCCTTGTTAGTCAACGACTCGACGAAGTACAccaggaggttcgcaggtcaaagggagagctcgggacaGACAGACACCAAGGGTCCCCGTTCGCGCTCGAAATACAAGATCAAGCGATCCCACCGCACTTCCGGCTCCCTTTGCTGGACGCCTATGACGGCGCCACTGACCCggcggaccacgtggccgcttttcgcgctcagatggcgctatatgggacttttgacgccttgatgtgcagggcattttCGACGACTTTGAGGGAGccagcccgcgcgtggtacaacagcctgaagaccgggaccatcacttccttcgatcagctcgctagagacttcgagctcaacttcctggcctACGCTCAACCAAAGCCATCCATGGCGTTGCTcgtcggactcaaccaaagggaggatgagcccctctcctaTTTTGTGAACTGTTTTACGATGCAAATCCGAGGGCTCTcagacgctcacccctctctgttgatgcaggcattcatgataggcctacggccttccaggttcttctggtctcttgtggagcgaccccccacgacGGTACCCGAGATGTTCCAGCGAGCAAGCCAGTTCATCGCCGCAGAGACATGGATGGCCGGGAGGCGCGAAAAGCACAAGAGGGTCAAGCCGGAGCCGCCCCGGCAACAGCAATCTGCTGCATCACGGCGTAGGTTGGACAGATCCGACCCGCCGACACCGAGGCCCCCTCTCCTCGCCTTGAGCTCGTCCCAAAcagaaatatttctccacataaGGGAGAAGGGACTGCTCAAAGATCCCTACCCGATGAGGAGTCCACGAGAGCTTGCAGACCGATCGAAGTACTGCCGCTTCCACCGGCAGCATGGGCATGACACTGAACAGTGTCGGGAGTTGAaaaggcagatcgaggagcttATTCGTAGAGGGCATCTCGGCCAGTACCTTCCGCCGGACAAGGAACTTTCGCCGCGCCCGGAGGGTCCCATCGAGCGACACATCGATGTGATAGCTGGCGGCCCTGcatcttgtcacggacaaacttctaaacaagatgtttgatgtaatgcttatgtatgtccgtgtcttttggcatgttcatgccttgtacaacatgtagaggggcggccgaaggcttaatagtcccattttagttgggttggtggcctctttaggcttgtaaataaaggttgtgtcatgtggacacgtacgagagattttcgatctataatggaccattttaccctttgttgtgccattgttcagagcttgtaaagtctgtttgtaatttacattgtctatgaagtgtttttcggagatgtttgcttgtggatcccgattgaggcattctctctagcccgttctctcttttgttggtcctaagggacaatgggagacttcggggaggctgacctttgcggacggacacgcaagggtgccgcacgacttaggcaaaaccagctaagtccgtaacagatggtatcagagcgagacaagcactcatagaaacacttagcatgcaaacgtgggggacctagcggggctgcgttgagggcagtcagcacacgcgcgaccgtttggggaaagggagtcgctcagaggagcgggcatctgacattggcattcagaggaatggccaacccttcgcgcaagaggcaccacgggaacaggtaagcttggaagaatttggagcgcacaaaggttgggatggctgagtttgagctgcggctcaacgttgacaactatacttgatggtgctcaagccaagcgaggcgcttggaaaatgatgagaccatgcaaggtggaatgagttgctcaacgaccaaaagagttatgcaaaactcacagaggtgaggggaattgctaactcgaagaatttggtactcatgcatgggcttgtatgcggacaatggaatgttcgcggccatcccaaggcgaccgaaactcggcgccatggagcattgaaactttctcttcggcatgtgaaggatacgtccgtagaaggctgaagtgtgcaacg from Musa acuminata AAA Group cultivar baxijiao chromosome BXJ2-11, Cavendish_Baxijiao_AAA, whole genome shotgun sequence encodes:
- the LOC135627367 gene encoding uncharacterized protein LOC135627367, with translation MKDGEGGGIHKGDTDRKPLAPNNIKAPSVWGVLAGGGHHHRRNTKPSLHSWPSSDCKSFFLLYRLLLFLLLSVLLLYFLYTYNLLFAPLPSCPISSSTAAVATDDVIHLSSSSATNFSTNVGNRTRADVASSSPSMPVPTSPSLSSAAAASTATGLQHIVFGIAASSKLWEKRKSYIKLWWQPRRMRGFVWVDKPVKELNSTDPSLPVLKISGDTSRFPYTHRKGDRSAIRISRIVSETFRLGLPNVRWFVMGDDDTVFLPDNLARVLSRFDHRQPYYIGSLSESHLQNIYLSYNMAYGGGGFAISAPLAAALARVQDRCLHRYPALYGSDDRIQACMAELGVPLTRHPGFHQYDVYGDLLGLLAAHPVAPLVTLHHLDVVQPLFPGAVSRTAALRRLFDGPVRLDSAGVTQQSICYEGRRLWTVSVAWGFAVTLVRGVMSPREMETPTRTFLNWFPRADYTAYAFNTRPVARNPCQKPFVYYLTSARYDDAHRTTVTEYERHRQSHPLCRWRMADPSALVDRIVVYKKPDPGLWDRAPRRNCCRVLSSPKDGKRRDGSMVIDVGMCRDGEISQINKQ